The following proteins come from a genomic window of Leptospira andrefontaineae:
- a CDS encoding type I polyketide synthase, giving the protein MKTNYSSGALSSEQVSPIFKNLSAQSAKTFVTFGGQGIDPIPELRSFYEEGHSNSEFWQTVFSSIEEECKTIHKDRLIGSLPLGFHLKEWLDQPELTPDHSILKNCSYSIPLIFLAQASALYRVLQDESNWEALFNETSGIFGHSQGVYAGFLLSSSPDKPTFLKNLSLILRNLISLGIRVQEEFPILELDVSVKRLLKQDEIASPMAALKSENDSLLNEELEKFNVNRSSEDTVYLGLKNGPKARVVCGSPESLLEFRSFLVNTSFPNLESWTFLKISAPFHSPLLRRVPILLEEDVKRIGFNPKQSDLKIPLYDTRDGRDLRTESDLALALSRMAVAEILDWEICLGSLEKEETKILLISFGPGVDAEKLCSPILKGKSYLVRNLSKLESYRSFTKETSLEFPKSWKEFQPETVELPNGKVFLKNNYSVWTGRAPIFGGGMTPSTVEPGIVIAAAKEGYLVEWAGGGQVTEELFRKRMEVFRKELPPGVGIVVNLLYLDAYLWNLQVPLVKKLKNEGAPIEGVTISAGIPETEEAIRILNDFEAHGIWLNSFKPGTQKQIRQVISIAKQIPDSKILMQIEGGAAGGHHSWEDLEELVRSTYGEIRDCKNIILAVGGGIAEPQDSKSWLFGNWAGKNPMPVDAVFLGTRLMAAKECATSEKIKQALVDISGSENWKTTQEGKNAGGVISGRSGLGADIYYAENTWTKLSSLAEELTKGKETEEAKKAVLSKKKELVSLINSTAKPYFGDLGEMSYTQILSRYLELTCPGQRLISPDGDWPDHPFIDKSFRNRFIELVQRFEARISEPTDQNSILEIIGSDFDPNVFLNEWKNRYNNADTILILPEDIIFFFDVCKRPGKPVNFIPVIDEDLVKWIRSDSLWYSHCVDIEPDTCAWIPGPKAIKGIHKANESISSIFINFLQISLENSKPKKISWEDLFDSDSQGKNILNLFPEEQIRNNSITIIENLDINPNDWIFCLAELGKGFLTAVLKSPKIDQNASDLKLFFEPRIGRKFIWETSGSGELLLIQVWEENKLKVELKLSEKDSAELKLFFYHPKDGTAIPFQRKFSAGKTLGSFIEEDLAFREKSGLDLYLKTWGLEQKIVLNSSKNISQELESEIVIDKESILNFRKAIGELRRTDLKSDPNPPLGMSTAFAWKVLLSPLFTLENKNLFRLLHFSQNFQWEKETNDLVPGDKLRSKARLAKVRKLGSSQEIQILGEISKEGKKICSFQTGFLIRDAYSKFEEFDSLPFEKSILIKSDAESNLINSIPWIYKKEGQETSSVGFKLKFSSTNRLILSLGANQELHAIEGRIEKVSGSHYEAWGKFKLEEKTTVGTPTTFDRFFLNLTEADSEISLAKSYKIISETFYAPSDMSEYSAASGDTNPIHTDIDFAKYAGWKDRIVHGLWTSSRVIKQIVMDVCQGDPSRLSSFEEIFEAPVYLGEELLLEAVHVSQKKGSQILSVSLENRNGERKLSAKATISPKKTGYVFTGQGSQSQGMGMKLRDEFPEARNVWQRAENTTRDELGFSLLKIVQDNPTSLKVGKKVWNHPKGVLHLTQFTQVALVTKSMADWEILKERGFLDQEAPFAGHSLGEFSALSARGFLGLENVIRIVYGRGLTMQSLVPRDKEGRSPFGMSVVLGNRHVGLDEETILKVVAQIKEETGLPLEVVNLNIRDKQYSVTGDLKALTEMENRFKEIVRGKKTTIRLEGIDVPFHSRVLVNGVAEFRKTLEANIPLMSSFEELDGKYLPNLVAKPFSIDKEFVKYVGEVSGSPILEKILKENQKLSGKELRRILLIELLAYQFAMPVQWIKTQDQFFQDLKVRRLIDLGARGDLAGMARQTLREVSDPSSFEILHIEENRNLVFSELEDCESAEFSKLRETPESIVIEAPILKVEIKNAPTQIQETAQESQQFGGEEASVNLTKKDALFVLLSLKAGIRPEEISDDENIDTLFGGNSSKRNQVMADLGAEFKTTSLDGAHEKSLKDLVKSLEEQSGYTQPGPYLRTSFEETLKKFFPPDFGRTEIFKYLKEERGLSTSGIFAVSIFLPLYVREGDSLRRGALSPIALNSRIGNPKDASKWLDKAVDLFAQSKGIRIGKLSANNSGSSGGAKVDAAALEELERKYFGVEGIFGKAIKNFQSRLLGEDPFAEFLIKDLNSLQEARQKIQAESAPSSLFEEKKIVRFSNSEQWAKKKLLQSLTKLRIGTSSGFSQEEEKYFANQASPLLSQVLKYWDQILEKDEIQFPEEKKNIESKRKYLTSLSLKWDQNRKPIFQVENSVLRPKIEISEEGNLNFKEIEYSTSLKDFFQGKISIGTSKDQGGSWAENGQETEFILNSILRSSDEGISFSGLKVLVTGGGPNSIALETVFVLLAGGADIILTTTSYSSEKVKFYKRIFQKYGAKEASLSLVPFSQGSFEDIRSLSEWLVQKDWEPDVLIPFGAVGEENTGSQLDDSSLTSLRVMLLGVEKLIGTLGRVKNNPTETSPLHVILPLSPNHGIFGRDGMYAETKLGLETLFRKKFSEEDDWGKHTRIHGCVIGWVRGTGLMEANDLVAQALEEKSGVLTFSRREMGFLLGNLIHTCVFHSSEQITKANFTGGLDSQTDLGKTLGKIRADILSEAKIKKETFSLKGKILLEKHETITREYLPKEVYKYPSVPSQAKLNEIGHLKELDLSQTICVVGFAELGPAGSSMTRWELEKSGTLSLEAALELAWMMGFIKYQAADKGRSWTDSETGEAVAEWEIKSKYEEKILAHTGIRIIDKECVGFDPSTLFSFVDVVLEEDFFIPVSNSKEAEEFKKAEPEATEIYHDSEKDKWFVRRKKGSTIKARKASDFNRKVAGQIPKGWDPAKYGLTKDLTAQVDPITVYNLYCTCEAFLRSGMEPMELYRFLHPGLVGSTVGSGMGGMGKLKRMFHDFLLGKERQHDALQESLINVTTAWALTSYVGGYGPVQTPVAACATAGISLEMAASLMKEGKAGFMLAGAFDDFAMESLVGFGDMQATASSVEMLEQGIDPKGMCRPNDIRRGGFVEAQGGGVVLLARADLALEAGLPVYGILAYAGSKTDGIQASIPAPGLGLLSLGAESEKEKSPLRNALSAFGLTADDIGVAYKHDTSTKANDKNENKLLYNLLSKLGRTPGNLLPVVSQKSLTGHSKGGAAAWQTIGILQTLEEGIVTGNRNLEEVDPDMNDYQFITFTDESIPFGKHNIKAGMLTTLGFGHVGALCLFVHSDYFLAALTPEQRETYLKLRRKREIRNRNRYHEIRMGLGKPLYERHTKSYFQEEEIGILLDANYRSKQEEKR; this is encoded by the coding sequence ATGAAAACGAATTATTCAAGCGGAGCTTTGTCTTCTGAACAAGTATCACCAATCTTTAAAAATCTTTCCGCTCAATCTGCTAAAACATTTGTAACCTTCGGTGGACAAGGAATAGATCCTATTCCCGAGTTACGTTCCTTCTATGAAGAAGGTCATTCTAATTCTGAATTTTGGCAGACTGTCTTCTCTTCTATAGAAGAAGAATGTAAAACAATTCATAAAGATAGACTTATAGGATCATTACCTTTAGGTTTTCATTTAAAGGAATGGTTGGACCAACCTGAACTAACCCCGGATCATTCTATTTTAAAAAATTGTTCTTATAGTATTCCGCTTATCTTCTTAGCTCAAGCATCCGCTTTGTATCGCGTTCTCCAAGACGAATCCAATTGGGAGGCATTGTTTAACGAAACCTCCGGCATATTCGGGCATTCCCAAGGAGTATATGCAGGATTCTTGCTATCTTCTTCTCCTGATAAACCCACATTCTTAAAAAATCTGTCTCTGATACTCAGAAACTTGATCAGCTTAGGAATTCGTGTCCAAGAGGAATTTCCGATTTTAGAACTGGATGTTTCCGTTAAAAGACTTTTGAAACAGGATGAGATCGCCTCTCCAATGGCAGCCTTAAAATCGGAAAATGATTCCTTATTAAATGAGGAATTAGAAAAATTTAATGTAAATAGGAGTTCCGAAGACACAGTTTATTTAGGTTTAAAGAATGGCCCAAAGGCCCGAGTAGTATGTGGCTCTCCAGAGTCTCTGTTAGAGTTCAGAAGTTTCCTTGTTAATACTAGCTTTCCTAATCTGGAATCCTGGACATTTCTCAAAATTTCCGCCCCATTTCATAGTCCTCTATTAAGGAGAGTTCCCATACTCTTAGAAGAAGATGTCAAAAGAATTGGGTTCAATCCGAAACAATCCGATCTAAAAATCCCTTTATATGATACAAGAGACGGAAGAGATCTCAGAACTGAATCCGATCTTGCGCTCGCATTATCCAGAATGGCAGTTGCAGAAATATTAGATTGGGAAATTTGTTTAGGAAGTTTAGAAAAAGAAGAAACTAAAATTTTACTGATATCTTTTGGACCTGGAGTAGATGCGGAAAAATTATGCTCTCCTATTTTAAAAGGTAAATCCTATTTAGTTCGCAACTTAAGTAAATTGGAATCATACAGATCTTTCACCAAAGAAACTAGTTTAGAATTTCCTAAATCATGGAAGGAATTCCAACCGGAAACTGTGGAACTCCCGAACGGAAAAGTTTTCTTAAAAAATAATTATTCAGTTTGGACAGGAAGAGCTCCAATCTTTGGAGGAGGTATGACTCCTTCTACCGTCGAACCTGGAATCGTGATCGCTGCCGCAAAAGAAGGATACTTGGTGGAATGGGCAGGCGGCGGACAAGTCACAGAAGAATTATTCAGAAAACGAATGGAGGTGTTTAGAAAAGAATTACCTCCAGGAGTTGGTATAGTCGTCAATCTTCTATACTTAGATGCATATTTATGGAATCTCCAAGTTCCATTAGTTAAAAAACTCAAAAACGAAGGAGCTCCCATCGAAGGAGTTACAATCTCAGCCGGCATTCCTGAAACAGAAGAAGCGATTCGAATATTAAATGATTTTGAAGCTCATGGGATCTGGCTGAATTCTTTCAAACCGGGAACTCAAAAACAGATCCGACAAGTTATATCTATCGCAAAACAAATTCCGGATTCGAAAATCCTAATGCAGATAGAAGGTGGCGCCGCAGGAGGACATCATAGCTGGGAAGACCTCGAGGAACTAGTTCGCTCTACTTACGGCGAGATCAGAGATTGCAAAAATATCATCTTAGCAGTCGGTGGAGGGATCGCAGAACCTCAAGATTCCAAGTCTTGGTTATTTGGAAACTGGGCAGGAAAAAATCCGATGCCAGTGGATGCAGTATTCTTAGGAACCAGACTTATGGCCGCCAAAGAATGTGCTACATCAGAAAAAATTAAACAAGCATTGGTAGATATCTCAGGATCTGAAAATTGGAAGACTACTCAGGAAGGAAAAAACGCAGGCGGAGTGATCTCCGGAAGATCAGGGCTCGGCGCCGATATTTATTATGCTGAAAATACTTGGACCAAACTTTCCTCTCTTGCAGAAGAATTAACAAAAGGAAAAGAAACAGAAGAGGCTAAAAAAGCAGTTCTATCCAAAAAGAAAGAGTTAGTTTCTCTGATTAATTCTACTGCTAAACCTTATTTCGGTGATTTAGGAGAAATGAGTTATACTCAAATTCTTTCTAGATACTTAGAGCTAACCTGCCCCGGACAAAGATTAATTTCCCCGGATGGAGACTGGCCGGATCATCCTTTTATAGATAAAAGTTTTAGAAATAGATTTATAGAATTAGTGCAAAGATTTGAAGCTCGGATATCCGAACCTACAGATCAAAATTCTATACTAGAAATAATAGGATCCGACTTTGATCCGAATGTTTTTCTAAACGAATGGAAGAATAGATATAATAACGCAGATACAATTCTAATCTTACCAGAAGATATAATCTTCTTCTTTGATGTTTGTAAAAGACCCGGCAAGCCGGTAAACTTTATCCCAGTTATTGATGAAGACTTAGTAAAGTGGATCCGCTCCGATTCTCTATGGTATTCCCATTGTGTCGATATAGAACCTGATACTTGCGCTTGGATTCCTGGACCAAAGGCTATCAAAGGGATTCACAAAGCAAACGAATCGATCTCTTCTATCTTTATAAACTTTCTACAAATAAGTTTAGAAAATTCTAAACCTAAAAAGATTAGTTGGGAAGATCTGTTCGATTCGGATTCCCAAGGAAAGAATATATTAAATTTGTTTCCAGAGGAGCAAATTCGCAATAACTCGATAACTATAATCGAAAACCTTGATATAAATCCAAATGATTGGATCTTCTGTTTAGCAGAATTAGGGAAAGGTTTCCTTACTGCTGTATTAAAATCCCCTAAAATTGATCAAAACGCATCCGATCTAAAATTATTCTTTGAACCAAGAATTGGCAGAAAATTCATTTGGGAAACAAGCGGCTCAGGAGAATTACTACTGATCCAAGTATGGGAAGAAAACAAACTAAAAGTAGAATTAAAACTTTCAGAAAAAGATTCCGCAGAGTTAAAGCTGTTTTTTTACCATCCTAAAGATGGAACCGCCATCCCTTTCCAAAGGAAGTTTAGTGCAGGAAAAACTTTAGGATCATTTATAGAAGAAGATCTTGCCTTTAGAGAAAAATCCGGTCTTGACCTCTATTTGAAAACATGGGGGTTAGAGCAAAAAATAGTTCTGAATTCTTCCAAGAATATTTCACAAGAATTGGAATCCGAGATCGTAATAGATAAGGAATCCATATTAAACTTCAGAAAAGCAATCGGAGAATTAAGAAGAACGGATCTAAAATCGGATCCTAACCCTCCTCTCGGAATGAGCACCGCTTTCGCATGGAAAGTATTACTCTCTCCTTTATTTACATTAGAAAATAAGAATCTATTTAGACTTTTACACTTCTCTCAAAATTTCCAGTGGGAAAAAGAAACAAATGATTTGGTTCCGGGCGATAAACTAAGATCCAAAGCAAGACTTGCAAAAGTTCGTAAACTAGGCTCGAGCCAAGAGATCCAGATCCTAGGAGAAATCTCAAAAGAAGGAAAGAAGATCTGTTCTTTCCAAACGGGGTTTTTGATCCGAGATGCCTATTCTAAATTCGAAGAATTTGATTCTTTACCTTTCGAAAAAAGTATTCTGATCAAATCGGATGCCGAATCCAATCTTATAAATTCTATCCCTTGGATTTATAAAAAAGAAGGTCAAGAAACAAGCTCAGTTGGATTTAAATTAAAATTCAGTTCTACTAACCGTCTTATTCTTTCTTTGGGCGCAAACCAAGAACTTCATGCAATCGAAGGTAGGATTGAAAAAGTTTCAGGCTCTCATTATGAAGCGTGGGGAAAATTCAAATTAGAAGAAAAAACCACTGTTGGAACTCCAACAACTTTTGATAGATTCTTCTTAAACCTTACAGAAGCAGATTCAGAAATTTCGCTCGCAAAATCTTATAAAATTATCTCCGAAACTTTTTATGCTCCTTCCGATATGAGCGAATATTCTGCGGCTTCGGGGGATACGAATCCAATTCATACGGATATTGATTTTGCAAAATACGCGGGCTGGAAAGACAGAATTGTTCACGGGCTCTGGACTTCTTCCAGAGTAATTAAACAAATCGTAATGGATGTATGTCAGGGAGACCCGTCCAGATTATCTTCCTTCGAAGAGATATTCGAGGCTCCCGTTTATTTAGGAGAAGAGTTACTTTTAGAGGCAGTCCATGTTTCTCAGAAGAAAGGATCTCAAATTTTATCCGTTAGCTTGGAAAATAGAAATGGAGAAAGGAAGTTAAGCGCGAAGGCAACTATTTCTCCTAAAAAAACAGGTTATGTATTCACAGGCCAAGGTTCTCAGTCCCAAGGAATGGGAATGAAACTCAGAGATGAATTTCCGGAAGCAAGAAATGTTTGGCAAAGAGCGGAAAATACTACAAGAGACGAGTTAGGTTTCTCACTTTTAAAAATTGTACAGGACAATCCCACGTCATTGAAAGTTGGGAAAAAAGTTTGGAATCACCCAAAGGGAGTTCTTCATCTTACTCAATTTACTCAAGTCGCGTTAGTCACTAAGTCCATGGCGGATTGGGAGATCTTAAAAGAAAGAGGGTTCTTAGATCAGGAAGCGCCATTTGCAGGACATTCTCTCGGAGAATTCTCAGCTTTATCCGCGAGAGGATTTTTGGGATTAGAGAACGTGATCCGCATTGTGTATGGAAGAGGACTTACAATGCAAAGTCTGGTTCCAAGGGATAAAGAAGGAAGAAGTCCCTTCGGCATGAGCGTAGTATTAGGAAATCGTCATGTAGGTTTGGACGAAGAAACTATTCTAAAAGTTGTAGCACAGATCAAAGAAGAGACCGGCCTTCCTTTGGAAGTGGTTAACTTAAATATCCGAGATAAACAATATTCTGTGACAGGCGATCTTAAAGCTCTTACAGAAATGGAAAATCGTTTTAAAGAGATCGTAAGAGGCAAAAAAACTACCATTCGATTAGAAGGAATAGATGTACCTTTTCATTCTAGGGTCTTAGTCAACGGAGTTGCAGAATTCAGAAAAACTTTAGAAGCGAATATTCCCCTAATGTCCAGTTTCGAAGAATTAGATGGAAAATATCTACCGAATTTAGTAGCGAAACCATTCTCCATTGATAAGGAATTTGTTAAGTATGTTGGAGAAGTTTCAGGAAGTCCAATCTTAGAAAAAATCTTAAAAGAAAATCAGAAACTTTCCGGCAAAGAACTCAGAAGGATCCTGCTAATCGAATTACTCGCCTACCAATTTGCAATGCCTGTGCAATGGATCAAGACCCAGGATCAATTCTTCCAAGATCTGAAAGTCAGAAGGTTGATCGACCTTGGAGCAAGAGGAGATCTTGCAGGTATGGCAAGGCAAACACTAAGAGAAGTTTCGGATCCTTCTTCTTTTGAAATTTTACATATAGAAGAAAATCGGAATCTAGTCTTTTCTGAATTAGAAGATTGCGAATCTGCAGAATTTTCCAAACTAAGAGAAACCCCGGAATCAATTGTAATAGAAGCTCCGATCCTAAAGGTAGAAATTAAGAACGCGCCAACACAAATCCAAGAAACCGCTCAAGAGTCGCAACAATTCGGTGGAGAAGAAGCATCCGTAAATCTTACTAAAAAAGACGCATTATTCGTATTACTTTCTTTGAAAGCGGGGATTCGACCTGAAGAAATTTCGGATGATGAGAATATAGATACTCTTTTCGGAGGAAATTCTTCCAAAAGAAATCAAGTCATGGCGGATTTGGGAGCAGAATTCAAAACAACAAGTTTGGATGGAGCTCATGAAAAATCCTTAAAAGATTTGGTAAAATCTTTAGAAGAACAATCTGGATACACACAACCAGGACCTTATCTTAGAACTTCTTTCGAAGAAACTTTGAAGAAATTTTTCCCGCCAGATTTTGGTAGAACAGAAATCTTTAAATACTTAAAAGAAGAAAGAGGCTTAAGCACCTCTGGAATTTTTGCAGTCAGTATCTTTCTTCCTTTATATGTTAGAGAGGGGGACTCATTACGAAGAGGTGCATTGAGTCCCATTGCATTAAACTCTCGTATCGGAAATCCTAAAGATGCGTCTAAATGGTTGGATAAAGCGGTAGACCTGTTTGCTCAATCCAAGGGAATTAGGATCGGAAAACTTTCCGCAAATAATTCAGGATCAAGTGGAGGAGCGAAAGTTGACGCTGCCGCCTTAGAGGAATTAGAAAGAAAGTATTTCGGTGTAGAAGGAATTTTTGGAAAAGCAATTAAGAACTTCCAATCCAGACTTTTAGGAGAAGATCCATTTGCAGAATTTTTAATAAAGGACCTAAATTCCCTGCAAGAAGCTAGGCAAAAGATCCAGGCTGAATCTGCACCTTCTTCTCTGTTTGAAGAAAAGAAAATTGTTCGCTTTTCTAATTCGGAACAATGGGCAAAGAAAAAACTACTACAAAGTCTAACTAAACTCAGAATAGGAACTTCGAGCGGTTTTAGCCAGGAAGAAGAAAAATATTTTGCGAATCAAGCAAGCCCTCTATTATCCCAAGTTTTGAAATATTGGGATCAAATCCTGGAGAAGGACGAGATCCAATTCCCGGAAGAAAAGAAGAATATAGAATCTAAAAGAAAGTATCTAACATCACTTTCTTTAAAGTGGGATCAAAATAGAAAGCCAATCTTCCAAGTAGAGAACTCAGTATTACGTCCTAAAATAGAGATCTCCGAAGAAGGCAATTTAAACTTTAAAGAAATTGAATATTCTACTAGCTTAAAGGATTTCTTCCAAGGAAAAATCTCGATCGGAACAAGTAAAGACCAGGGAGGAAGTTGGGCAGAAAATGGGCAAGAAACAGAGTTTATTCTAAACTCCATTTTACGTTCTTCTGACGAAGGGATTTCTTTCTCAGGTTTGAAAGTTTTAGTCACAGGCGGAGGCCCAAACTCAATCGCATTAGAGACAGTATTCGTGTTACTCGCAGGTGGCGCCGATATTATCCTAACCACTACTTCATATTCTTCTGAAAAGGTTAAGTTCTATAAAAGAATATTCCAAAAATACGGAGCCAAAGAAGCTTCTCTCTCCTTGGTTCCTTTTTCTCAAGGATCATTCGAAGACATACGTTCTTTATCAGAGTGGTTGGTACAAAAAGATTGGGAACCGGACGTTCTAATTCCATTCGGAGCAGTCGGAGAAGAAAATACAGGATCACAATTAGATGATTCTTCTTTAACATCCTTGAGAGTCATGTTACTCGGCGTAGAGAAGTTGATCGGAACTTTAGGAAGAGTAAAAAACAATCCTACAGAAACTTCTCCGCTTCATGTAATTTTGCCTCTTTCCCCGAATCATGGGATCTTCGGAAGAGATGGAATGTATGCGGAGACCAAATTAGGTCTCGAAACTTTGTTCCGCAAAAAATTCTCGGAAGAAGACGATTGGGGAAAACATACAAGGATCCACGGTTGTGTGATCGGTTGGGTAAGAGGAACTGGCCTCATGGAAGCCAACGATCTTGTTGCCCAAGCATTGGAAGAAAAATCAGGAGTGCTTACATTCTCCAGAAGAGAAATGGGATTTCTTTTAGGAAATTTGATCCATACTTGCGTATTCCATTCTTCGGAACAGATCACTAAGGCAAATTTCACAGGAGGTTTAGATTCTCAAACCGATCTAGGAAAAACTTTAGGAAAGATACGTGCAGATATTCTCTCGGAAGCAAAGATCAAAAAGGAAACTTTTTCCCTTAAAGGTAAAATTCTATTAGAAAAACATGAAACTATAACAAGAGAATACTTGCCCAAGGAAGTGTATAAATATCCTTCCGTTCCTTCTCAAGCGAAACTAAATGAGATAGGACATTTAAAGGAATTAGATCTATCTCAAACTATTTGTGTTGTAGGTTTTGCGGAACTCGGGCCGGCAGGTAGTTCCATGACCAGATGGGAGTTGGAAAAATCAGGAACACTTTCTCTGGAAGCAGCTCTTGAGCTTGCTTGGATGATGGGATTTATCAAGTACCAAGCTGCGGATAAAGGAAGAAGTTGGACTGACTCTGAAACAGGAGAGGCTGTCGCCGAATGGGAAATCAAATCCAAATATGAAGAAAAGATCTTGGCTCATACTGGGATCCGGATCATCGATAAAGAGTGTGTAGGCTTCGACCCATCCACGTTATTCTCTTTTGTTGATGTAGTATTGGAAGAAGATTTTTTCATTCCAGTTTCTAACTCAAAAGAAGCAGAAGAATTTAAGAAGGCAGAACCTGAAGCTACGGAAATCTATCATGATTCCGAAAAAGATAAATGGTTCGTGAGAAGGAAAAAAGGAAGCACCATCAAAGCTCGAAAAGCTTCCGACTTCAATAGAAAAGTTGCAGGACAAATCCCGAAAGGATGGGATCCGGCAAAGTACGGACTGACCAAAGATCTCACCGCTCAAGTAGATCCTATCACAGTATATAATCTTTATTGCACATGCGAAGCATTCTTACGCTCCGGAATGGAGCCAATGGAATTGTATAGGTTCCTACATCCTGGACTCGTAGGTTCCACAGTCGGCTCCGGTATGGGAGGTATGGGCAAACTTAAAAGAATGTTCCACGATTTCTTACTCGGAAAGGAAAGGCAACATGACGCGTTACAAGAGTCTCTGATCAACGTTACGACAGCTTGGGCTCTCACTTCTTATGTAGGAGGATATGGTCCTGTTCAAACCCCAGTCGCAGCTTGCGCCACTGCGGGAATATCTTTGGAAATGGCGGCGAGTTTAATGAAAGAAGGTAAAGCAGGCTTTATGTTAGCAGGCGCCTTCGATGATTTTGCAATGGAAAGTTTGGTTGGATTCGGAGACATGCAAGCAACCGCAAGCAGTGTAGAAATGTTGGAACAAGGTATCGATCCTAAAGGAATGTGCCGTCCAAACGATATCCGAAGAGGTGGATTCGTTGAAGCACAAGGAGGAGGAGTCGTCTTACTTGCAAGAGCAGACTTGGCTCTCGAGGCAGGACTTCCTGTTTATGGAATTTTGGCTTATGCAGGTTCTAAAACCGACGGGATCCAAGCTTCTATTCCAGCACCTGGACTAGGACTTTTATCCTTAGGAGCTGAATCGGAAAAAGAAAAATCCCCTTTAAGAAACGCGTTATCCGCATTCGGACTTACTGCAGACGATATAGGTGTAGCTTACAAACATGATACTTCTACAAAAGCAAACGATAAGAATGAAAATAAACTTTTGTATAATTTATTATCTAAGTTAGGAAGAACTCCTGGAAATCTATTACCTGTAGTTTCTCAAAAATCGCTTACTGGACATTCCAAAGGTGGAGCTGCGGCTTGGCAGACCATTGGGATCTTACAAACTTTAGAAGAAGGTATCGTAACTGGAAATCGAAACCTGGAAGAAGTGGATCCGGATATGAACGATTATCAGTTCATTACCTTTACGGACGAAAGTATTCCATTCGGTAAACATAATATTAAAGCCGGAATGTTAACTACCTTGGGATTCGGACATGTGGGAGCGCTTTGCCTTTTCGTTCATTCCGATTATTTCTTAGCAGCACTTACTCCTGAACAAAGAGAAACTTATCTGAAGTTGAGAAGAAAAAGAGAGATCAGAAATCGAAACAGATACCATGAGATCAGAATGGGTTTAGGAAAACCTTTGTATGAGAGACATACAAAGTCCTACTTCCAGGAAGAAGAAATCGGTATTCTTCTGGATGCAAACTATAGATCCAAACAGGAAGAGAAAAGATGA
- a CDS encoding carbon-nitrogen hydrolase family protein → MNRYLFYGILSVVCVYLIWAHSFLGISPEEKGFETSSYSYGKDLGKGNLIGVEPFMVPGDYSNHKKFLDKTESYFLHAKRSGWITDKTIFVFPEYYGTWLVVSGEKSSLYISPDLPTGMMYFILRNPFSFLYHFLTSKENDKIQAAIFRIKAEEMKEIYESSFSSLAQKYKVTILAGSIVLPSPSVQNGRIVLGPSSLFNTSFVFGKDGSVLGESIRKKFLTEEEKPFLDSNLKPGTVIDTPAGKMGVLVCADSWYPESYSNLKESGADFIAVPSYINRGETSVWDQSWAGYNGEKNPSDVDPKDIGKITEGEAWKKYALETRAARSGFKNGINVFLQGKLWDLESDGHAFILRNGKPEAITASEHNKNRIYNLWF, encoded by the coding sequence ATGAATAGATATTTGTTTTACGGTATTCTGTCGGTAGTTTGTGTCTATTTGATCTGGGCTCATTCTTTTTTGGGAATTTCACCTGAAGAGAAGGGTTTTGAGACAAGTTCTTACTCTTACGGAAAGGATTTGGGTAAAGGAAATCTGATCGGGGTGGAACCTTTTATGGTTCCGGGTGATTATTCGAATCACAAAAAGTTTTTAGATAAGACTGAATCTTACTTTCTACATGCAAAACGATCCGGATGGATCACTGATAAGACCATTTTTGTTTTTCCTGAATATTACGGCACTTGGCTGGTTGTTTCAGGAGAAAAATCATCTTTATATATTTCCCCAGACCTACCTACGGGGATGATGTACTTCATTCTTAGAAATCCTTTTTCCTTTTTATACCATTTCCTTACCTCTAAAGAAAATGATAAGATCCAAGCGGCGATATTTAGGATCAAAGCAGAAGAGATGAAGGAAATCTATGAGAGCAGCTTCTCATCTCTTGCACAAAAATACAAAGTGACGATCTTAGCCGGTTCTATCGTTTTACCTTCACCTTCTGTTCAGAATGGAAGGATTGTTTTAGGTCCTTCTTCTTTATTCAATACGAGTTTTGTGTTCGGAAAAGATGGCTCTGTTTTAGGAGAATCTATTCGCAAAAAGTTTTTAACGGAGGAAGAAAAACCGTTCTTAGATTCGAATCTGAAACCGGGAACAGTCATAGATACTCCTGCAGGTAAAATGGGAGTTTTGGTTTGTGCCGACTCTTGGTATCCTGAGTCTTATTCAAATTTAAAAGAATCGGGCGCAGATTTTATTGCAGTACCTTCTTATATCAATCGAGGAGAGACTTCTGTTTGGGACCAGTCTTGGGCAGGTTATAATGGAGAGAAAAATCCGTCCGATGTAGATCCAAAAGATATTGGGAAGATCACGGAAGGGGAGGCCTGGAAAAAATACGCATTGGAAACGAGAGCCGCCAGATCCGGGTTTAAAAACGGAATCAATGTTTTCCTACAAGGAAAACTTTGGGATCTGGAATCAGATGGCCACGCGTTTATCTTGAGGAATGGAAAGCCGGAAGCCATTACGGCTTCTGAACATAATAAAAATAGAATATATAATCTTTGGTTTTAA